Proteins encoded in a region of the Watersipora subatra chromosome 5, tzWatSuba1.1, whole genome shotgun sequence genome:
- the LOC137397101 gene encoding uncharacterized protein has product MRVDSESSDGSSVAPVCRVSRRSGQSRSKHPNFKLSRRDSSGSDRSYTFSPGWRGRQSYKKLSPRRYNSPARSCFGCNKEGHHVRDCSSVRCYVCSRKGHISKDCHRNKLSEKYESRRGSGKYSSGSSSSSRSPSGDRYNSGRQSRSFRKSPHRVRFTKSNDD; this is encoded by the coding sequence ATGAGAGTAGACAGTGAATCTAGTGACGGTAGTTCTGTTGCGCCTGTTTGCCGAGTTTCTAGGAGAAGCGGGCAATCTCGTAGTAAGCATCCTAATTTTAAGCTGTCTAGAAGGGATAGTTCAGGTAGTGATAGGTCTTACACCTTTTCACCTGGGTGGAGAGGTAGGCAAAGTTATAAAAAGTTATCACCTAGACGATATAATTCCCCTGCCAGAAGTTGCTTTGGTTGTAACAAGGAAGGACATCATGTTAGAGATTGTTCAAGTGTTAGGTGCTATGTTTGCTCAAGGAAAGGTCATATTTCTAAGGATTGCCATCGCAACAAGTTAAGCGAGAAATATGAATCTAGACGTGGTAGTGGGAAATAtagcagtggtagtagtagtagcagcagaaGCCCATCAGGAGATAGGTACAATTCTGGAAGACAAAGTAGAAGTTTTAGAAAGAGTCCACATAGAGTGAGGTTTACTAAAAGCAATGACGATTGA